From the genome of Carassius auratus strain Wakin chromosome 29, ASM336829v1, whole genome shotgun sequence:
CGCAGTGTCAGGACGCAGTACTGTAGAGTTAGATTCGAACACGACACTCTTCAGAGTCACACTGCTGCTGTGTTGCTAGGGTATATATAGAGTCTATTGTGTTTAGAGTTTACATGTCCTCAGTGCGAGTGTTTGTGAGCTGCTCTGTCGTCATTTCCTGCAGTGAGATGGTGACTGATGTGCAGCTGGCCATCTTCGCCAACATGCTGGGGGTCTCTCTGTTCCTGCTGGTGGTCCTCTATCATTATGTAGCTGTGAACAACCCCAAGAGACTGGAGTGagaggtacaaacacacacacacacacacacacacacacacacacacacacacttgtctcaGGAGTCAGGTCTGATCTGCTGTTTCTCTTCCAGATGCTGAAGTCCTCGTTCACCCGGAGGATCCGGACGCCTCCACACTTGCGTTTTACATGAAACTGATGGGAATAAAGCTGTCAAgtgtgagagactgtgtgtgtgtgtgttaattaatcACAAGTCTGCGTTTCTTCCAGGAATACACATGTACATTTATTGCTTTTTACATGAACAGAGGATTCAGACTCGTTAGTCACCGCAAACCTGTTCAGAATTAACATCTTCAAGTTAGGAAAGCCACTGGAGCCACAGGTTTGCGAGGGTTTGTTTGGCGTGTAGTGTAGCTGTACGATGCTCATGACGAGTCTGTAGACGGTAAACTCCACGCCGCTCTGCTCTTGTGCTGATGAACACCGAGGCTTCTCTCAGACCAGCTCAGACAAACATGAAGATTCGCTGAAAATATCCTccctcagttcatctgagatcaggaggagtgtgcgtcttcatcaggtttggagaaatgtctcatgctgtggattattgtgatgttttcatcagctgttaggactctcattctgacggcacccattcactgcagagcatccactgatgagacactgatgaagacacacactcaacctgatctcagatgaactgagggGAGGATattttggctgaactgttcctctaacacgagtgtgtgtgtgtgtgtgtgtgtgtgtgcaggtgaacaGATCCAGAGTTCCTCAGGTCGGCAGAGATCTGTTGAGATGAAAATCTTTAAGCATTAGAGCACTTGCAATAAATCTGCTGCATTCAACAGCACTGCACCCCATCCTCCTCACAcgtacagagtgtgtgtgtgtgtgtgtgtgtgttacctgtgtgtgtgtgagtctccaGAGCTCTGACCGCTACAGGACGAGGTCTTCAGACACACAGAAGAACCTTTCGTGTCTTTCCCAGACACTCCTGGAAATAGCAGAAGAGGACACAATAATCAGGATCAGTGTGAACACAACCGCAGGTTTAACCCTGTGAAGCCTGACATTTGAAACCTCTTAACTTAATCGAAtcattacacaaaatatgaaagaaaatctGAAGTTTTTTGCTTTGCTCCATCAGACTTTTCTGGCTCATATAGTCTGATCTAGTGAGAATATAGAGGAAAGAACAGCTCAATCtgctgcagatgctgatatttctaTGATGAGATTCTGCTGCttgtaaatcagtgagatctttcTAACAGTAGAAATCAGATACTGACACACAATGATCTGAATATCACTCTCTATCTCCAGTAATGAGATGAGATGTAAAGGATctgcacatataacacagtgacaGAGAGCTGAAGAAGTAAAGGCTCCTGGGCGACTCTGACCTGCCAGGTGTTTCTTGATGCCGGGTGTGATGAGCTTCCACACTCTCAGGCTGGGCGTCTGGGACCCGACCGGGATACGGCTGGGCCGAGGCTGCAGCTCACATCTGAGAGAGATCACAGACTCAGAACCCGTCTCTGTCCTTCATCACACCTGTGTCTGACGCTCACCTGCTGTACTCCACAGATGCCAGGATGTCCAGAGACTCCCGCAGCGGCTCCTGAAAAACAGGCCGAGTGCTGTTCACATCCACCAGGCGTCTGATCATGTGTTTCTGAGCTGATTCTCTACCTGTGACAGCAGCGCCTTCCTCTGCTGGGGGGGCGGGGAGGGGGCGGGGCCTCTGAAGGGCTTGCCCCGCCCACCACACGTCTGTCCGGCCGGGTGGAACTCAGGGCTGCTGTTGCCTAAGCAACAAGACAGACAGTTATAAACAAGTTCCATAGTAACCGTGGCAACAGTGGAAGGAGCCCCTTCATTAATATATGTGACAGGATGTGATGTCATAGAGTGGCATTGTAaagaaaggtcaaaggtcacagaaGCAGTTCAAACAGGATGTTTATTAGAGAAAAGTCAGTTCGTATGCGTCTATCATGTTTCACAAGATACATTTATTAACGAGCACAGCATCATGTGGTTTACAGGAGACGCGT
Proteins encoded in this window:
- the LOC113047879 gene encoding dolichyl-diphosphooligosaccharide--protein glycosyltransferase subunit 4-like gives rise to the protein MVTDVQLAIFANMLGVSLFLLVVLYHYVAVNNPKRLE